In Miscanthus floridulus cultivar M001 unplaced genomic scaffold, ASM1932011v1 fs_159_2_3, whole genome shotgun sequence, a single genomic region encodes these proteins:
- the LOC136530582 gene encoding uncharacterized CRM domain-containing protein At3g25440, chloroplastic-like: protein MAALAPRILRWRPVGSVAFLASIQIRDSWHRMCGSSSSSPAASFERLWGWFGPEVHRRRWRPWFQQPMRCGSTAITLDTDGKFARFGVGSMGVAKQKGRQQSPPKKKMSRKAKVNQLKWYRLKAKKKMKSPNPEVRIRYKLEKAKRKEEWLIEKLRKYEVPRTPEPVHDPEILTEEEKFYLKRTGEKKKNYVPVGRRGVFGGVVLNMHLHWKNHETVKVVCKPCRPGQAYEYAEELTRPAKAVIDIKPNNTIIFYRGKNYVQPKVMSPPDTLSKLKALEKYRYLQSLEHTSQFIEKLEEELEDYKKHVALFKNREGVAYEKISNEDTTAVDPATTSDSK, encoded by the exons ATGGCGGCCCTCGCGCCGCGGATCCTACGGTGGCGACCCGTCGGCTCCGTCGCGTTTCTGGCCTCCATTCAGATTCG CGATTCGTGGCATCGAATGTGCGGCTCCTCTTCCTCATCTCCTGCTGCGTCGTTCGAGCGTTTGTGGGGATGGTTTGGGCCAGAGGTACACCGGCGGAGGTGGAGGCCGTGGTTCCAGCAGCCCATGAGGTGCGGGAGCACGGCGATCACGCTCGATACGGATGGCAAGTTTGCGAGGTTCGGGGTCGGCAGCATGGGCGTCGCCAAGCAGAAGGGGAGGCAGCAGTCGCCTCCAAAGAAGAAGATGTCGAGGAAGGCCAAGGTCAACCAGCTCAAGTGGTACCGCCTCAAggccaagaagaagatgaagtcaccCAACCCCGAAGTTAGGATCAGATACAAGCTTGAAAAG GCTAAGAGGAAGGAGGAATGGTTGATTGAGAAGCTGAGGAAGTATGAGGTCCCGAGGACACCGGAGCCAGTTCATGACCCTGAGATTCTTACTGAGGAGGAGAAGTTTTATCTCAAGCGAActggggagaagaagaagaattatGTTCCTGTTGGGAGGAGAGGGGTTTTTGGTGGTGTGGTTCTCAACATGCACCTCCATTGGAAGAATCATGAGACCGTGAAGGTGGTTTGCAAGCCTTGTCGGCCTGGCCAAGCTTACGAGTATGCTGAGGAATTGACAAGGCCAGCAAAGGCAGTCATTGATATTAAACCCAATAATACAATTATCTTTTATCGGGGGAAGAACTATGTGCAACCAAAGGTGATGTCACCTCCTGATACACTTTCAAAGCTGAAG GCCTTAGAGAAATATAGATATCTACAATCCCTTGAGCATACCAGCCAGTTTATTGagaagctggaggaggagcttgaaGATTACAAGAAG